TTGGAGCTTGAACCCAAAGGCATTGTTGTACATGTAACAGTTGTGATTATGAATAAAGTTATGGatgttttgtaaaaaaaatgtaTTTTCTGTGTCCTCAGTTTGAGAGAGATGGAGACAAGAATAGTAGTAGCAGGTGGATGGACCAAAAAATGGCATTCCAGCATCCGTCCGTCTTTCTCCTGCATCCGTCCGTCTTTCTTGGCTGCCTGCCTCACTGACTGCCTTCCTTCCTCAACAAACCACAATCTCTACCGGTTAATTAAGATCCTGGTAATTAATTACATGCATTCGTTAATTCccactcctctcctctcctctcctctcctgtAATCGATCGATTCATTCAGTCGTCCTTGTTAATTTCATTCATTTCATTTTGATTATGCATCATGCGTGCGTTCCCCCGTAGGATTGGAGATCATTTCATTCATTCCTGATCATTCTTCTTCTGCTGTTATTGTCTTGATGATGCATGCAGATCCACCATGTTCATGTTGTGAGCTCATCGGGTGCGCCGGCGGTCGACCTGCGGTGGTGCCGGTGCCATGGACGAGGATGAGGAGATTGAGGGGGTGCCAGCCTTCTTCCACCGCCACCCtctcctcctctgcttcctcctcttcctcgcctTCACCTACGCCTTCGTCTACCCCGTCTTCGCCTTcatcctcgccgccgcccccgtcCTCGTCCTCACCGCCCTCCTCCTCGGCCTCGTCCTCCTCCACAGCGTGCCCCAGGACCACGACCCACATGTCTACAACAAGATCAGCCACCGCCCACCTCAAGTCCAACCAAGCACCACAGGCGCCATCACCACACATCACCACCGACCCTCCCACGAATCCAGcgactcctcctcctccgtcgACGAAAATGACCACCACCCACCCACCATGTCCAACGCCACCTCGCACGCCTCCTTCCCCGACACCGCCGCCAACAGCGAATCAGAATCAACCGACTCTGACCACGAAGAAAAGCAGCACAACCACCAGCGCTCCGAGAAAAAGGACGCGGTGCGGGCCGTCGCGTGGACGGCTGATGACGCCAAGAGCATCGAGAACATCGGCTCGCTCGAGCTCGAGATGAACGCCACCGTCGAGAAGCTCATGTCCAGGCGCCGCGCCCGCGGCCACCAGCGACCTCTCCACcaccaccagcagcagcagcacgtCATGGAGCTTGACGACCCGTCCAAGCTCAGCATCGCCACCAGGAAGAGGAACCCCTTCGACCTCGACGGGCCCTACGACGAAGACGACAACTTCCCCGACTCCGCACCCTCCATGCTCGGCCTACGCCCCTCGCGCAACCCCTTCTTCGATGATATGGACGACGATCTCCAGCACCAAGCACCACCGGAGCCGTCGTCCATCCCAGGGGCCCCGGCAGCGCAGAAGAATGCCATGCTGTTCCGACGGCATGAGAGCTTCACCGTGGGTGCGCCGTACGTGAGCGACTTCCGGCCATCCCGCTTCAGGCCCTACTTCGTCACCGAGAAGATGCAGGGCCAGCCAGTGACGGTTCCCGAGGCCAGCCGCGAGAGCAGCTCCTCGTCCACGTCTTCCTCCTCTGCGGGTGCCACTGCTTATGCCTATGCCTATGCCTACGCCTCCGCCAACAAAGAAGAAGAGGCAgcagcagaacaagaagaagctTTGGCAGCAGCAGAAGCAGAAGCAGAAGCAGCAACAATGTTGGAGGAGGTGAAGCCTACCGTTGAGTACAGCAGCAGGTCTCATGAGGTGGCGGCGGTGGACGTGGAGCTCATCAGCGACTCTTCCGACGACGACATGACACTGCCTGGTGGTGGCCATGCCCATAAAGGGCAGCATGTACAGGCacagcagcagcaggaggaggaggaggaggtggctgaGCAGGAGCAGCAAATGAAGATggagcaggagcaggagcagcGAATGAAGCAGCAGTTGGCTGAGCAGGAGCAGCGGATGAAGCAGGCGGCTGAGCAAGAGC
This genomic interval from Triticum urartu cultivar G1812 unplaced genomic scaffold, Tu2.1 TuUngrouped_contig_6842, whole genome shotgun sequence contains the following:
- the LOC125531149 gene encoding PH domain-containing protein DDB_G0275795-like, encoding MDEDEEIEGVPAFFHRHPLLLCFLLFLAFTYAFVYPVFAFILAAAPVLVLTALLLGLVLLHSVPQDHDPHVYNKISHRPPQVQPSTTGAITTHHHRPSHESSDSSSSVDENDHHPPTMSNATSHASFPDTAANSESESTDSDHEEKQHNHQRSEKKDAVRAVAWTADDAKSIENIGSLELEMNATVEKLMSRRRARGHQRPLHHHQQQQHVMELDDPSKLSIATRKRNPFDLDGPYDEDDNFPDSAPSMLGLRPSRNPFFDDMDDDLQHQAPPEPSSIPGAPAAQKNAMLFRRHESFTVGAPYVSDFRPSRFRPYFVTEKMQGQPVTVPEASRESSSSSTSSSSAGATAYAYAYAYASANKEEEAAAEQEEALAAAEAEAEAATMLEEVKPTVEYSSRSHEVAAVDVELISDSSDDDMTLPGGGHAHKGQHVQAQQQQEEEEEVAEQEQQMKMEQEQEQRMKQQLAEQEQRMKQAAEQEQQMKMQMQQQQQQQLALSDDDEGDSFEVESITKQVAAAAAGKTKQLETDPAYDYSPSKTEKAAFAQLPPPAPPNKLQTMRRVFSEEDADEPWAAPSGLEETGREQDMLSAPAAGAAPPLSAAAKKAIGKSTKYKPPSKKAVLGFFRK